CCATTAAGATGACTGGCATAAACTACTTAGTTCAATAAATAAATATTTTTTACTTCGCCGCTTCAGGCCCAGAAACAGTTGGTCCCCTAGTGCTTATGTTTTTGATAAGTTAGAAACAGGGGACTTTTTCACTGTTCTAACCCGTTTGCTGAAGTTTAGCACGATTTGACCCATGTTTGAAAGTTTTTTCGGATCTGACCCATTTCAAAACGCCAACAACCATGGCGTCGTGCTTGCACTGAAAACGCCATGAACCTCGGCGTCTAGCTCTGGCCCACCTCCTGGTCAGCCCAATTGACCGTTCGACATGGCAAATTTCATCGGTTAGCCTGATGACAATCATATAAGACAGTATATATTTATACAGTCAGTGATGATAAGTCTCGCTGCAGGGCTATGTGCCAACTTGCTGGACTTTGGTACGCACGTGTTATCTTCTCTGGTTAAAAATCATATACGCACATAGTAGCTATGTAGACGCCATGGTCTTTGGCGTCTAGGGTCGGGGCAAAATTTGCCACATCGCACAGCTGAGCAGGGTGTGTGTCAGGCCAGACGCCGGGGTTTGAGGCGTCTTCAGTGCAAGCAAGATGTGTCAGGCCAGGCGCCGGGGTTTGAGGCGTCTTCAGTGCAAGCAAGACGCCACAGTTGATGACGTTTCAAAATGGGTCAGATCCGAAAAAACTTTTAAACACGGGTCAAATCGTGCTAAACTTAAGCAAATGGGTCAGAATAGTGAAAAAGTCCGAAACAGGCAGTCGGCTACGTGTGGTTGTATAGGGGGGAGCTCTTTCAACCAAGCAAATTTAGCAGTGTTTTCTGCAGTGGCACTGCCGTTCGTCAAAATAGAAAAGAGAAGATGATAACAATAATCTTTGAACAAACAATAACTACAAATAACAAGTTTCAGATTTTAACTCCAACGTTACCAAGTTGTGAATGAGAAACTGGACAAATTTCAACTCCAATACAAATGATTTTCAGTCAGCGAACATCTTGAAAAGATAAAGAATGAGAATGCGAAAAAAAATCCACCTGCCCATGAACTTTCATCGCTAAGAGGCGCTGGGGTGGCAACAGCAGCTGATCGCTTGGAGCAAAGAAGACGGGCAGCTCAACACCATCAGAAGCTGTTCGTGTGAAGATCACAAATTAGCAATTTCGCTGAGCATACATATTCAGCAGAATAGCTAAACAAGAAAATCCACTCCTTGTAGCACAGGAAAAAAAAGCTACTAGTCTGATTCTCATTTCAGTAGCTAATCATGCAAAAGTAGCAGTTCAAACTTCAGGGCAAGGTAGATCCCAAATGATTTAGTCACACAGAGAGCACATAGTACAAAAGAGTACGATCCATCATATAGCATAACATTACATTTAGAGGTACTGCAATAACAAGCAAGATAAGTAGCGGTGATGATTCTCTCTTCACATAGCTAATCTACACTCCAAACAGCATTCAGCAAAGAAAACAGATCTCTTAGGAGGACCCATCCAGTGCTTCAGTACTTTTGTGCTGGCTGTTGGGTTGGCAGCAATCCAAACCTCTTCTTCAACAGGTAACGCTGACGGGCGTACTTGTCATCCGGGGAGAAACGAGCTGTATCACAAGCAATTATGTAAGTACCATTCTTTTGCGTCAGAATACTCATAGATGTTCAACACAAGAAAACTAAAATACGGATATCACAACTCAGCTACATTCTACAGGACATGGCAGAACGGCACTTATAAGAGGACCCTTAGATGTACAGAGTTAATTTACTGTTGATATGTCAACAATAAATACAGTACAAATGTTCAACTGAAGAAAACCAAGATATCACAACTCATCTACAGGTTAAACGGACATATTATATAAGTGCTTCTAAGAGGAGCGCTCAGCACCCAAGAACATATGATTTGAGGTATTCTACAAATATCTACCAAACACCTCGGTGCTCAAGGCAAGTAGGATGGGCAATTTCTGGACTCTTTTACTTTTCAGAATAAACCATAATAGAAATGCATAGGAAGTAAATCTTCCAGCACGAATGGGTTGAAAACAGAACAATTTCAGATTGGAACTTCAATTCTTACATCAATTATAATTTTAGTAATAAAACATTGCTAAATAACAAAGCAACATCAGCTGATGGTACCCCGCAATGCTCTCTAAGCATCTGTTCCTTGTTCCAACACTCAAAACAATAATACAAAGCAGGTCATGCAAGCTGAAAATTTGATTAGATGCTGTAGCAATGTTCCCAGCATGAATTCAGCATTTTATTGATGTGTAACCCTTGGATAACTTATCGTACAATGGATACAAATGTCTCTTCGCAAGCAAGAACTTCGTTCTCCTAAAAGACCAAGACCAACACAGAAACACCTAAAGTTTCTCCAAAAAGTAAAAGTGTAGATCATGCCTACGCGTCCGATGTGAGAACAAGCAGCCTGGTGCTGCAACCGGACATAACAAACAGGGACATGGCACCGAGAAGGGGACGCTTATCAGACATGTGTGCCCTCTTTTACAGTACATGAAGACGCTGGCATACGATGTCCAAACTCTAACGAAGGCAGGTAATCAGGGAAAGGAAGTTGGTATACCTGGGTGGGCAGACTGCGTCGGCACACCGAGAGGGGATTCCTTCTGCAGTACAAGGAGCGAGAAAAGCATCAGCACGGGGTCACAAATACAAATCATCACATCACCGAGTAAGCGCGAGGGAAAAAGATTATCCGACCTTGGTGGTGTACACCTTGACGCCCTTCTCGTTGATGTAGTACTGGAGATACATCTTGGTTCAAGGCGCCGGAATCAACCTTGAAAAATCCGACGGAGCGGAAGCAACCGTATCAGTGAGACCGTCGAGAAGTGCAATCGCTGATGGAGTCGGGGGGCGGGATTGGGGTGGGGAGAGAAGAGAGAAGAGAAATTACCAGGAGActggcggaggcggaggcggaggcggcggcggcgggcgggagAAGAAGCGGCGGGGAGGAGGGCTGCACGGGTATCTAGCGGCTAGGGTTTGTGGGAAGCAAGGGTATAAGAGGAGGAAAAGGATTGCAACTGGTAAGTGGGACCGGAATTGAGGGGTGCTGGTGTGGTAGGACCACGAGGCAGCGATGTTTTTCCTTTCGTGAACCTTTTTTTCTCTGAGACAATCCTGAAGCTACTACTACATGACGACTCGATGGCGCTCGTACGCGCAGCAAGCCACGTAAGGGAAGGATCTCCCCGCGCATCAGCGagacaaaaaaaaaaaaaacaaatacGCGCGCATGACTATCTCACCTGTATTTATTAGAGCATTTCCAACAGCTGTCCAACACTCCACGCGTTAAAAATTACTCTGTCGCGTGTCCATCGTCTGGTTTGACGCGGCGGGCAGCGCTGGCTCCAGCAGCCGCGCTAAAATGCAGCGCACACGACTTTCGCACAAACAACGTATACATTCCAAACACAAGCAAAAAGATCAAACATAAATAAAATAAATCAACTTTCGTTATTACAACTCAAACAAATAGTTTATCGTTCaatacaacaaatagttcaataacacaacaaatagttcaacaatATAACATCAAGCACACAAATCATGATGCTCTTTGTCGGCCATTCCAAGCCCACCACTCCTCAATGAAATCCTTCTAAAGATCATCATGTGTTGTGGGACGTCGGATGACATGATAGGAGGCAACTAAACGGGCCACCCTTTCAGCCCTCCGTCGCACTCGTACGGGATGTTCCAAGAGCTCATACTGAGAGTAGTCTACATCT
The sequence above is a segment of the Aegilops tauschii subsp. strangulata cultivar AL8/78 chromosome 6, Aet v6.0, whole genome shotgun sequence genome. Coding sequences within it:
- the LOC109758236 gene encoding H/ACA ribonucleoprotein complex subunit 3-like protein, encoding MYLQYYINEKGVKVYTTKKESPLGVPTQSAHPARFSPDDKYARQRYLLKKRFGLLPTQQPAQKY